The sequence ATTACCGGTACGATAATACAATCATGATTACTACCGTTATTATTTTAATCTGCCTCGTCCAGCTGATTCAGTTTGGCGGAGACAGGATTGCAAGATTAGTAGACAAAAGATAAAATTTGGGGGTTTTTTGAAATGAAGAAATTATTATTCTCTTTACTGCTGCTTTTATCAATCGGAATGTTGGCTGCATGTGGCAGTGACTCTGCATCAAACGGTGATGCCAAGACGGCTGAAGATAAGCAGGTTACACTTGGTGCTACATCTGGACCATACAGCGACATGGTCACCAAAGGCATCAAGCCTCTGCTCGAGAAAAAAGGCTATGAGGTAAAAGTTGTAGAATTCAGCGATTACATCCAGCCAAACCTGGCACTCTCAAAAGGGGATCTGGACGCCAACCTATTCCAGCACAAGGTATACATGGAAAACTTCGCGAAAGAACATAAGCTTGAGCTTTCGGAAGTTATTGTCGTGCCAACAGCACCAATGGGAATTTACTCAAAGAAGTTTAAATCCCTTGATAAAGTCGCAGAAGGTTCTGCTATCGCAATTCCGAACGATCCAACCAATGCAGCTCGTGCATTCCTGATCCTTCAGGATGCTGGCCTCCTTACACTTGATCCTAACGCTGACCCGCTGACAGTTTCTGAAAAGGATGTAAAAGATAACGTCAAGAAGCTGCAGTTCAAGCCTATTGAAGCTGCACAGCTGCCAAGAGCAGTAGAAAGCGTTGACCTTTCAGCCGTACCAGGGAACTTTGCCCTTGCAGCAAAAATGGATCTGCTGGATGCGCTTCAGCTCGAAAACATGCCTGACCAATATCGTAACCGCATCGTTATAAACAAAAAGGACCAGGATGCCCAATTCGCCAAGGACATCAAAGAAGTCGTAGAATCCGATGACTTTGAAAAAATCATCGATAAAGAATTCAAAGGCTTTGGAAAGCCAGAATGGATGAAATAGATAAGGATATATTTAAGTCCCAGCAGCCATAAGCTTCTGGGACTTTTCCTTTTTTATAGCTTTCTCCCCTATAAATTGGTTAAAATATTGAAGAGACCCTTTTTATAAAGCTCTTTTGTTATTTTAATATTACGGATTTTGGATTGGTAACACCTACAAGCACAGAAGGTGACACAGAAAAATTCTATAAGCCCAAACGAGGCTTCAAGCGGAAAAAGGTCACATAGAAGAATTCTATAAGCCCAAATAAGGCTGCCAAGCGGAAAAAGGTCACATAGAAGAATTCTATAAGCCCGAATGAGGCTGCCAAGCGGAAAAAGGTCACATAGAAGAATTCTATAAGCCCAAATGAGGCTGCCAAGCGGAAAAAGGTCACATAGAAGAATTCTATAAGCCCGAATGAGGTTACCGAGCTCAAAAAGGTCACATAGAAGAATTCTATAAGCCCGAACGAGGTTACCGAGCTCAAAAAGGTCACATAGGAAAATTCTATAAGCCCGAATGAGGTTACCGAGCTCAAAAAGGTCACATAGAAGAATTCTATAAGCCCGAATGAGGTTACCGATTAAATATTGCACCAACAGCCAGTAAATTGCTCATTTAATCAAACAGTAACAGAGGGAGATATATGGAAAAACGAGATAAGAGATCAAGACATTTAGCAGCTATTTCGCTTGCGATTATGGGAGTCGGCTTCCTCGCAATGATTCCGTTTCAGGATTCATTGATTGGGAAATTGCTGATGGGCGGTTTTGAAGCAGGTCTGGTTGGCGGTCTTGCTGACTGGTTTGCTGTGACCGCACTATTCAGGCATCCGCTAGGCATCCCGATTCCACATACAGCACTTTTGCCTAAAAACCGCGATAAAGTGACGCGTGCCTTAATCAATATGCTCGAAAATGACTGGCTCACGAAAGAGAGCATCATGGACAAGTTCAAGCAGATTCATATTTTGGATAAGATTTTTGAAACAATTGAAAAGGAACTGCACTCTGAATCTGTTAAAAAAAGCATCCAGGCATTCAGTCTTGATGTGGTAAAGAAAATCGAGGTTGAGCGTTTTGCACCAACCATTGAACAGGAAATCAAAGGCTTCCTGCTTTCAGCGGATTCTTCCGAGTTTTTGCAAAAGGCCTCGAGTCATATATTGGCGAAGGAATATGATTCGGCTGCTTTTGACTATGTACTTCAAGAGACGGAAAAATGGGCGTCGCAAAATGAAGCAAAAATAGTGCTCGGAAAGCTTGGAAAACAGGCAATCGATACAACCGAGGCGGACGGACTCCTAAAATTTGCAATCCAATCATTCAGCAATATGATTACGGAAGAAAAAGTTGGAAATATCCTGCAGTCGTTCATTTTAAAAAGAATGAAAAACCTTCAGCAGGATGATAATCGATACCGGCATATGATTCTGGATAAGATTCGTAAAGAGCTTGGAAGCATTAATGAGCGAGAGGCTCTTATGTCGGAAATCCAATCCTGGAAAAACAAGATGGTCGAGGAAATGGCTTTAACCGGACAAATCAAGGATGTTCTGGCAAAGTCCAAGGACCGGGTAATTTCCCTTATCGAAAAAGACAGCTTTGTCGATGATACTGTTACTCCTATAGTCAAAAAGTTCATCAATGAAATCAGGGCAGACGATCAAAAAGTAATAGCAATCGAGAGCTGGCTCCATGCAAAGATAGCTGGACTTATTGAAAGAAACCACTCTAAAATCGGGAAGCTTGTCAGAGAAAACCTTGATAAGCTGGATACGGAAACACTCATTGATATGATGGAAAACAATGTAGGGAAAGACCTGCAATGGATCAGGGTAAATGGTGCGGTGTGCGGCTTCCTCATCGGGCTTGCCTTAACGATTTTTAAACTAATCGTCATGTAAATAAGACGAATCTGATAATGGATCTTCAATCGTTATAAATGTAAAGGCCTGGTCATGGACCAGGCCTTTTTGCTACTCATCTCTCTTAACAAGCTCATAACCAGTCTGTTTCCAGACATATCGGATTCCATGGACGAAGGTGTTGAACATAGGGACATTTACGTGCAAACCATTCTGTACAATGGATTTGGCCATTTCGGGACGTATGCCAACATAGATGGATAGGACGCCCATCAGCTTTAATGCGTTTATAACCTGCTGCAATCGAAATGCAATATGTGCGTCCATTTCATCTGAAACACCAGTGAAGTCAAAAATGACATATTCATTTCCTTGTTCGGCACTGTGCGAGAGGATTTTTTCACCGAGAAAGGCCAGGCGATCTTCAGTCAATTTCCCCATTACGGGCACCAGTACTGCTGTGTCTACTGACAACGGGATGACAGGCATATCAAGGATTTGAAGCTGTTTCCTGATTTCCTTTAACTGCTCTTCAAATTCGGTTACATCCTTCCATGTCAGGATATACCCTTTGTTGTTACCTTTTTCGTCGGTTAATTGATCGATCCCAATCTCCGCGTAAAATTTATTGAACAATCTAATGCTGACAGTACAAGGAAAACTTCCATTGTTCTGGATTTTCTGTTGAAGGCCGAATACTCCAAGGCTGCTGCCAAGAAACTCCTCTGGCTCACTAAACCCTGCATATGGGCCAATTTGCGTTAATAATTTTCTTGCAGAATCGTTGAAAAATACAATGTTATATTCTTTATCCGCTATAAAAATATTTTCGTTGATTTTATGTAAAAGCTCGTAAGTTTCGCTTGCATTGAATCTGAACAAAGAAATCGCTCCTGTTTTTTAGGCGTCTGTAAAAATTATAGCTAAGTTTTCCAGTTGGTACAAGAAATACCAAAAACCCCCTGAAGTTGCTCAGGAGGCTTGATGATTCATTTTATGGCTGCCTTTTTCCTTGCAATTGCTTTTTGTAAAAATGGAATCACCCAGCGGTCTAAACCATACCGTCCTGCGTTATAGCCAGCGAACAGGATGATGAAGCCGAGGAATATATCTGTAGGATTGTGGGATACGGTTCCGGCAAGGAAGAAGCTAAAGTTCATTACCAATCCGAAAAACATCGCTGCGGTTGTTAGACATCCCAATATAAGTCCCAATCCAACCAGGAATTCACCGACAGGGACAATGAAGTTAAAAAGCTCGATGTTTGGAAGTGCGAAGTTTTCCAAAAAAGACACATACCAGCCATAAACCATATTGCCATCAGGACCCTTTACCGGATTGGCGACAGCATTCTTCAGGTATCCGGCAGCATCAAAACCATCAGTCAATTTGTGCCAGCCTGCAACCATCCAGTTGTACCCAAGCCATATACGAATGAACGTCAGCAGGCCAGCCGCCACATTGTTTTCCCTTAACCATTTTGCGAACATATGAATCGCTTCCCTTCAAAAATGAATGATTTTTTGATTACACTACAATATATTGATTTTCCTTTTTTAAATGAGGGCATTAGGACGTTGTTCACAAAATAGCAATAACATATTGTCGGCATTATGAACGGTGAACTATTTCAGCGCAAAAAAAAGAACCTGCAATAACAGGTCCTTTACAGATCGTAGTTAAACGGCTTTATGTGCAGCTTCGGGTTCTCTTTTTATGACAGTTTTGCGGATGAAAGGAACCACCCAGCGGTCTAAGCCATATTTTCCAGCATTATAGCCAGCGAACAGGATGATGAAGCCGAAGAAGATGTCAGTTGGGTTATGAGATACAGTTCCGGCAAGGAAGAAACTGAAGTTCATCACAAGACCGAAGAACATTGCTGCTGTTGTCAAACATCCAAGGATCAACCCAAGACCTATTAGGAATTCCCCAAGCGGAACGATGAAGTTGAACAGATCTACATTCGGAATCGCGAAGTTTTCAAGGAAGTTCACATACCATCCATAAACCATGTTTCCATCAGGACCTTTCACCGGATTGGCAACTGCATTTTTCAGATATCCGGTAGCATCGAATCCTTCACCAGTCAATTTACCCCATCCAGCAGTCATCCAGTTATATCCAAGCCATACCCTGATGACAGTCAACAGGCCAGCAGCAATATTGTTTTCTCTTAGCCATTTCGCAAACATATAAATCGCTTCCCTTCAAAAATAAGTAATTATTGATTACACTTACAATATATCAGAATTGGAAAGAAAAATGAGTTGGCTGTGAAGTTGTTCACAAAAATGCAACAACAAATTGACAGAATATTGAACATGATTCTTTTTGAAAAGGATAGGGTGCCTAAAGAACGTTTTTAATCGAAAGGATGAAAGCAAATGGATCAATCAGGAGGAGCAGCTCAACAGGGCACTGAAAAGATTTGGAGCAAGGATTTTGTGTTTATATTCCTGGCAAACTTCTTTATTTTCTTGGGCTTTCAAATGACCTTGCCAACTATCCCGCTGTTTGTCGAGCATTTGGGCGGAAATGACCAGCTGATCGGTTTTGTCGTTGGGATATTCACATTTTCTGCATTGCTTGTCCGCCCATATGCAGGCCGCATGCTTGAAACGAAAGGGAGAGGGTTCATTTACTTAATTGGTCTGGTAATCTTCGTGATTTCTGTAGGATCGTTTGGATTTGCCCAGGGAATTGCCTTCTTGTTTTTGATGCGCATCGTACAGGGGGTTGGCTGGGGATTTTCAACGACAGCATCAGGCACAATTGCAACCGATTTAATCCCGCCACGCCGCAGGGGAGAAGGGATGGGGTACTTTGGTCTTTCCGGAAATATAGCGCTCGCTATGGGGCCGACGCTTGGCCTTGCGCTGGCTGCGGCAATCACATTCAAGCAGTTATTTTTAATTAGTGCTTGTCTTGGCCTTGCAGCATTTCTGCTGGCATCCAGGATTACCTATAAAAAGGTGGAGAAAACTGAAGAGAAAACAGTGAAGCGGAGATGGGATGTGTATGAGAAGTCTGCATTGCAGCCGTCCTTGTTATTATTGTTCATTACGATCACCTTTGGAGGCATTGCCTCATTCCTGCCGCTCTACTCGGCTCAGAAGGGGATAGAGGGCATTGAGTGGTACTTCTTCATTTTTGCCATGACCCTAATGCTCTCCCGGTCCTTTGCCGGCAAACTCTATGATAAAAAAGGGCATGGCGCTGTCTTCCTGCCCGGGACCTTTTTGATTATGGCGGCGATGATCCTTTTAGCTTGGCTGCCAAACAGCCTGGTCATGTACATTGCAGCTGGTCTATACGGATTCGGCTTTGGTTCCGTTCAGCCGGCACTGCAGGCATGGGCCGTCCAGGATGCACCGATGAACAGAAAAGGGATGGCAAATGCAACGTTCTTCTCCTTTTTCGATTTAGGTGTCGGAGTCGGGGCGATGGCTTTTGGCCAAATCGGCCACTGGCTTGGATATGGAAGCATTTATATTGCCTCCGCCATTTCCGTATTAGTTTCTATTATTCTATATGTTTTAATAGCGAGAAGGCCTGTAAGAAACTAGACCTGTTCCGATTGGAGCAGGTTTTTTTTGTAAAAACAAGGAGGATCTTCTTTTCACAAGCGCGATAAGCTAGTTACATACTTATGCAGCGTATTCGGTTCACAAAAGGGAGAGTAGGAGTATAAAACACCCTGATAAGCACGTTTGCACTACATAAGGGTCTATTTAGAAGCTAATGACACCCTTATGAAGCCGGAAGTCGTTGGATAAGGGTGCATTTAAGGGTGAAAGACACCCTTATGCAGCCTGATATCGTTGGATAAGGGTGCATTTAAGGGCAAAAGACACCCTTATGCAGCCGGATGTCGTTGGATAAGGGTGCATTTAAGGGCAAAAGACACCCTTATGAAGCCTGATGTCGTTGGATAAGGGTGCATTTAAGGGTGAAAGACACCCTTATGCCGTCGGACGTCGTTGGATAAGGGTGCATTTAGGGGTGAAAGACACCCATATGCAGCCGGATGTCGTTGGATAAGGGTGCATTTAGGAGAGTGCTTGTAGTCTTGACATATTTCAATTTGGAGTTAGTTTTTACACTTAAGGAGATTTGACGAAATACTGCGGGTATTTAACATAGCAAACAGCACAGGTATAATTTTTACTTTTAAAAAATATGGTATGGGGTATAAGTAGAGTATAGTTTTCATAAAACCTATTGATATATGAAGGGAGTATTCACATGTATTTCAAATCCTTTTTTGATGACCAGCTGGCACATATGTCTTATTTGATTGGCTGCCAGAGAACGGGTGAGGCAATTGTCATTGACCCGGCAAGGAATATCCAGCCATACCTGGATATCGCCAAAAAGGAAGGACTTAAGATCTCTGCTGCTGCTGAAACCCATATTCATGCAGATTATCTGTCTGGCGCAAGGGAGCTAGCTCACCATCATGGCGTCAAGCTTTTTGTATCAGATGAAGGTGATAAAGAATGGAAGTATCAATATGTCGACCAGTATGAACATGAATTGCTGACAGAAGGTTCAAATTTCAATATCGGGAATGTTTATTTTGAAGTTATCCACACGCCAGGACATACACCGGAAAGCATTTCATTCCTGTTGACGGATAAAGGCGGAGGTGCCAATGAACCAATGGGCATTTTCTCAGGGGATTTCCTGTTCGTTGGCGACGTCGGACGTCCGGATCTTCTCGAAAAAGCTGCAGGCATCAAGGATACTTCTGAAGCCGGGGCACGCCAGATGTTCGAATCACTCCGCAAAGTCGAAAAGCTGTCAGACTTCCTCCAGGTGTGGCCTGCACATGGGGCAGGAAGCGCCTGCG comes from Mesobacillus jeotgali and encodes:
- a CDS encoding DoxX family protein, giving the protein MFAKWLRENNVAAGLLTFIRIWLGYNWMVAGWHKLTDGFDAAGYLKNAVANPVKGPDGNMVYGWYVSFLENFALPNIELFNFIVPVGEFLVGLGLILGCLTTAAMFFGLVMNFSFFLAGTVSHNPTDIFLGFIILFAGYNAGRYGLDRWVIPFLQKAIARKKAAIK
- a CDS encoding STAS domain-containing protein; this translates as MFRFNASETYELLHKINENIFIADKEYNIVFFNDSARKLLTQIGPYAGFSEPEEFLGSSLGVFGLQQKIQNNGSFPCTVSIRLFNKFYAEIGIDQLTDEKGNNKGYILTWKDVTEFEEQLKEIRKQLQILDMPVIPLSVDTAVLVPVMGKLTEDRLAFLGEKILSHSAEQGNEYVIFDFTGVSDEMDAHIAFRLQQVINALKLMGVLSIYVGIRPEMAKSIVQNGLHVNVPMFNTFVHGIRYVWKQTGYELVKRDE
- a CDS encoding MFS transporter; translated protein: MDQSGGAAQQGTEKIWSKDFVFIFLANFFIFLGFQMTLPTIPLFVEHLGGNDQLIGFVVGIFTFSALLVRPYAGRMLETKGRGFIYLIGLVIFVISVGSFGFAQGIAFLFLMRIVQGVGWGFSTTASGTIATDLIPPRRRGEGMGYFGLSGNIALAMGPTLGLALAAAITFKQLFLISACLGLAAFLLASRITYKKVEKTEEKTVKRRWDVYEKSALQPSLLLLFITITFGGIASFLPLYSAQKGIEGIEWYFFIFAMTLMLSRSFAGKLYDKKGHGAVFLPGTFLIMAAMILLAWLPNSLVMYIAAGLYGFGFGSVQPALQAWAVQDAPMNRKGMANATFFSFFDLGVGVGAMAFGQIGHWLGYGSIYIASAISVLVSIILYVLIARRPVRN
- a CDS encoding MetQ/NlpA family ABC transporter substrate-binding protein: MKKLLFSLLLLLSIGMLAACGSDSASNGDAKTAEDKQVTLGATSGPYSDMVTKGIKPLLEKKGYEVKVVEFSDYIQPNLALSKGDLDANLFQHKVYMENFAKEHKLELSEVIVVPTAPMGIYSKKFKSLDKVAEGSAIAIPNDPTNAARAFLILQDAGLLTLDPNADPLTVSEKDVKDNVKKLQFKPIEAAQLPRAVESVDLSAVPGNFALAAKMDLLDALQLENMPDQYRNRIVINKKDQDAQFAKDIKEVVESDDFEKIIDKEFKGFGKPEWMK
- a CDS encoding DoxX family protein gives rise to the protein MFAKWLRENNIAAGLLTVIRVWLGYNWMTAGWGKLTGEGFDATGYLKNAVANPVKGPDGNMVYGWYVNFLENFAIPNVDLFNFIVPLGEFLIGLGLILGCLTTAAMFFGLVMNFSFFLAGTVSHNPTDIFFGFIILFAGYNAGKYGLDRWVVPFIRKTVIKREPEAAHKAV
- a CDS encoding DUF445 domain-containing protein, which gives rise to MEKRDKRSRHLAAISLAIMGVGFLAMIPFQDSLIGKLLMGGFEAGLVGGLADWFAVTALFRHPLGIPIPHTALLPKNRDKVTRALINMLENDWLTKESIMDKFKQIHILDKIFETIEKELHSESVKKSIQAFSLDVVKKIEVERFAPTIEQEIKGFLLSADSSEFLQKASSHILAKEYDSAAFDYVLQETEKWASQNEAKIVLGKLGKQAIDTTEADGLLKFAIQSFSNMITEEKVGNILQSFILKRMKNLQQDDNRYRHMILDKIRKELGSINEREALMSEIQSWKNKMVEEMALTGQIKDVLAKSKDRVISLIEKDSFVDDTVTPIVKKFINEIRADDQKVIAIESWLHAKIAGLIERNHSKIGKLVRENLDKLDTETLIDMMENNVGKDLQWIRVNGAVCGFLIGLALTIFKLIVM